AAGGCTACAGAACCCAGAGTTTTTATATGTGCACCCTGTGCGTGTAGAAGAAGGCAAAGTGCACTTCAGAGCCCATTACATGAAGTTCACTCaggccagcacacacacacacacacacacacagagcactggcCCCACTGAGTCTCCCCTCTGTTTATGGCTCTTACTGAGTCCATAcacttaaaacacacacacacacacacacacacacacacacacacacacacacactctgctccgTGTGTACAGGATCTCCTGTGGTGTTTTGTCTTAAATAGATTAAGTGGCTGCATTCATGTTGTGAGTGATCCATAATTCCTGTGCACTAAATCAACCCcctcttcccacacacacacacacacacacacaccatctcacaggaaacattaatgtgtttgtgtgtgtgtgtgatttgagcactgactgaagtgtgtgtgtgtgtgtgtgtgtgtggtagtggCATGGTGCCAGGCTTCATTTGTAAGTCTGTCTGGCAGACAGTTAAACCTGTTTGTTttataaatctctctctcacacacacacacacacacacacacacacacatacacacacacacacacacacttagtctctctctttctctctctcacacacactctcttcctGATGGGCGGGGCTACAGCTGTCAGCAGGTCTTCACGGCTGGAATCCACCTACCTGCCATAAACGACCCCCCATctttctctcttacacacacacacacacacacacacacacatttacattcACACATGTTGAACATACTACTGAGTATTTACTTGTTTTTATATATTGAAGATTATTATGGTAATTCATTCATAAACTCTCTCACACGCATATGCccgcgcgtgcgcgcgcacacacacacacacacacacacacacacacacactccctttaAATACAGCTCTTCCTCCAGCTTGTGGGAAGTACCTGGCAGTTTagatgtatgtttgtgtgtgtgcgcgccatgTTCAGACACGTTTTTACGTCtttcctcactgtgtgtgtgtgtgtgtgtgtgtgtgtgtgttgatggggAGGGGGAGTCAAAGCTGTCAGCACTATGGCAAGACCTTCAGAGTAGGATGCTGCTGTCatcaagtgtgtgtgagagagagacagacagacaaagtgtgtttgtggatgtaaacaTGGAAACAGTGATTCATTTTTATGGCATTTTTCATGTCGCTGTGAAAAAACAATGTGTAGCTTCATAGTATAAAGACACAACTTGAGCATAACTGCTGcagaaatacaaacaaacaaacaaacacaggacTGTAAGTGTCAGTGTAAGATGTttaccataaacacacacacacacaaacaaacgacTGTCGCTGATGGGGCAGCACACCTCCTGTAAAAACACACGTTAGTGCTGATGGAACAGATTTACCATAAATACTCTAAGGAACAGATGAGTGACCCTCAGTGTCATGTTGCGCCCTTTACTCAGCTGCGTGAGAACCTTCTATTGTTCTCTAATGAGTTTTTTTTCCTTCCACAGATTTCCTTCGTTTGAATTTATCCCAATGAGTTTCCCTGCAATGTGTTGAACAACCCTCTGTCCACCTAAAGAAACACCCAAAACCCGTCAATCACAGAGAAAAGTGCACACTCCCACTCTCCATGGCACACCCATACGAGCCGTGGTTACGTGCGGCGCCCCCTGGAGGCCCGGAGGAGGTGGGCATGTCTGGTTGGTGGGATCTGCACGGTGGAGCTGCAGGAGGCTGGATGGACATGCAGGGGTCACCAGCACTTGGGGTCGGGGGTGGGGCCATGGCACAAGGCGGGTCCATGGGCCTGCAGCAAGGTGTCAGCACCTATAACCCTGAGGCTCAGATGTGCTGCCTGCCATCCTCACCCCATGCTGGTCCACTCTATCCCCCTGATGGCTTTAAAATGGAGCCGCTGGCACAGGACATGCTACATACTCCACATCACgccacgcccttttccctggaGGAGTCACAGGAGGGAACAAGCAGTTCGGCTCGGCCCAAATCTCAGCGCCGATCTGGAACCAGAGCTCCGGGTCAGACGGCCTGCCGCTGCCCGAACTGCCTGAGTGCAGAATCACTAGGAGCCAACAATGACAGCGACGATGCTAACAAGCGCAAACACCTGCACAACTGCCACATCCCGGGCTGCGGGAAGGCCTACGTGAAAACGTCACACCTGAAAGCTCATCTGCGCTGGCACAGCGGCGACAGGCCTTTCGTCTGCAACTGGCTGTTCTGTGGAAAACGCTTCACACGCTCTGATGAGCTGCAGCGCCACCTGCAGACGCACACCGGCGCCAAGCGCTTCAGTTGCAGCGTTTGCCCACGTGTCTTCATGCGCTCAGACCACCTGACCAAGCACATGCGTGTTCACGAGGAGCAGGGAGGCACAGAAAACACCTCACCTGCCTCCGTCAGTGACGGCGCTCTCACCTCTGCTTCACCCACTGAGGTGGCACCGAGTCTGCATCTGAAGAACGAAACCAGCGCAAGTGGAGATGAGGCACCAGTAAATAGCACCTAACTGACACCAAGTGAACACTTCCTTATCCCTGAAGCTAATGCTAAACACCACTGAACTGCTCATGCTAACACTAAACTCCAACTTGCTAGTCAGAGCATTGTTAGCATGAACTAACACTGGATATCACTGATTAAAGGTGAACCTAGTATCAGTAACATTTGTCTGTTAACACTGTATATCATCATTCAGTCGCAGCATTAGCATTAGATGGCTGTCACTAGAGGCATTACTTATGCTAACATTACCAACACCAATATATCTCTGAATAGGGAGCTAGCGCTAAAAGCATTAGCCAGTTAACACTGTTTTTCACTCATTAATGATGTTAATGTTGTTAATAAAtactgaataacattgattaataTCTAGTTAGAACTGTTAACAGCTGATTAGCACTGGATTACACTGACTGAGGTGTTTTTAGTTAGTATTAACACAAGCTATTATTGAATTAGCAATGTTAGAATCAACTACAGAATATCAGTAATTAGTTTaggtgttagcatggctgccgttATCTTGCAACACTGGTTGACTAATAGTGGGGATAGCACCGTTTGCATTAGCAGGTTAGCACTGGACATCACTGACTACTGCTGCAGTGAGCATTATGTTAGTAATAGTTACGTTAGCACTGCTGTTAGCATAAGATGGGATGTTATGTGATGGTCGCAGTGTTAGCGTAGCCAGACCGTCATGCGTAACACGTAGCGCTGGTAAATTTACTGCAGCTCTTAGAGTTAATACTGTTTACATTAGTGCTGCTAATAATAGTGATtactgttttacacacacacacacacacacacacacacacacacacacacacacacaagtagaaTTGAATTAAGTAAAGTTTGGTCCAGTTGATGATGTCGTAATGTTATGATGCAGTGAAGATCAAAGTTTCACCCAAAATCTACGTGTCATCGctttaatattttaatattttttaatTTCTGAGTGTAATTTATTCATGAACGTTTAttaaacacacacattaattcatagttaagtataataataataataataacaatacggtgggtttgtgttgtttttgttgctcCCTTGCTCACTTCCCCTCGTCTGAGTGGACGCTGTTAGGGGACGTGAACTGAAACACATCACACTGTTCaacatcattacacacttctcttTAATATCATTTTTATATCAGCTTTATTATTTAAAGACGAAGGTACAGAATATTATGAAGCTGTTATTTTATTAAACTGTCACTGATTTTCTGACTTTTTCACATCCCACTGTTGGTGGTGTTTGAGATTCAGAGCAGCTCTGTGCTGGTGAAATGTTTCCAAACCTAAATCCTCTGAATAAATCTGCTTGAATTAATTAACTTATAATGATGTattttatactgtgtgtgtgtgtgtgtgtgtgtgtgtgtgtgagattagtgCGCAACAGAACAGTGGTTTTTGTTTCAATTTTGTGTAAATTTATTGGAATAAAATCTCACAGCACTCTGTGTTTACGACTGTGTTCATTAACGAACTGATTCGGTTCTGCAGGTTTTATGATTCGGTATTTTATGAGTTGGTGCACTGGGAGTGTTTCATTCCACTATACTGACCCCCCCCAGGGGAATCCTGTGATTAATCCCGTCAGCGTTTGGAGGGTTGAGTAAAGGAGATGCACTGCTCTGTGCACTGAAGGAAAGCTCAGTGGTTGGTTATGTGTTGTGTCCATCAAACACCTTTCTGTAGAAATACACCGTTCTTCACCTTCTGAGGAACGAGCTCcagttaaaaattatttttaaaaagtttgaTCAAATCAGAAATCATTGAAGTGGCCAACACTCGCACGAACTCCTGTGAATTCTGGAGTTCTTCTCTTTCCCTTAGTTGTGTCTCCTTATTTCTTTTCCTCACAAACTTTTAGTGTAACACAGAATAATATTAAAGTCTGTTTTTATAACTATAATGGGGTGTGGTGACAGTAACATTCATTCTCAGCTTCACTTTTCTTCGTTGAAAACACTTTACAGTTCAGATTTTCAGAGACTTTTTTTCTCGCCTTTACATCAACAGTCTGTTATTTAAAATCATGTATCCTCTAAAGTTGGTCCTCTCCGAACTGTTTATTATATAATTACAGCAGACTGTATAAACCATACACACTACACTATAttaccaaaagtatgtgcaccctgaCGATCACGcctgtgtgtccttgttgaacgtctcattccagatttattccccgtCACTGTTTtaataatctccactcttctgggaatacTTTCTGCTAGATTTCATTTAGTTAGTTGTGCCACAGTGATAtatatattacagtggtgcttgaaagtttgtgaaccctttagaattttctatatttctgcataaatatgacctaaaacatcatcagattttcacacaagtcctaaaagtagataaagagaacccagttaaacaaatgagacaaaaatattacacttgatcatttatttactgaggaaaatgatccaatattacatatctgtgagtggcaaaagtatgtgaacctttgctttcagtatctggtgtgacccccttgtgcagcaataactgcaactaaacgtttgcggtaactgttgatcagtcctgcacaccggcttggaggaattttagcctgttcctccgtacagaacagcttcaactctgggatgttggtgggtttcctcacatgaactgctcgcttcaggtccttccacaacatttccattggattaaggtcaggactttgacttggccattccaaaacattcactttattcttctttaaccattctttggtagaactacttgtgtgcttagggttgttgtcttgctgcatgacccaccttctcttgagatgcagttcatggacagatgtcctgacattttcctttagaattcgctggtataattcagaattcattgttccatcaatgatggcaagccgtcctggcccagatgcagcaaaacaggcccaaaccatgatactaccaccaccatgtttcacagatgggataagggtcttgtgctggaatgcagcgttttcctttctccaaacataagtcaagtttatttgtatagtgcttttaacaataaacattgtcacaaagcagctttacagaatttgaacaacttaaaatatgagctaattttatccctaatctatccccaatgagcaagcctgtggtgacggtggcaaggaaaaactccctcagatgacatgaggaagaaaccttgagaggaaccagactcaaaagggaacccatcctcatttgggcaacaacagacaacatgactataacattaacagtccaaaCATAAAGTCtgttataaaccccccactgatggaaacccgagcacaaaaccgttcacgacaaccgcagtcccaaagtcagcaagtcaactgcagtccccagccacaaagcaCCACTGCAAAAGTTCAGAttgtcctccaggcacgacccccaactgtcctcatggggccgtcctccacaggagcgatgcgatgagactccaaccagacacagggcaccaggatggatcaggcaggtccgaggagcagaagagtcagcatcttgatcccaggaccgacatgtaactcagagggacagatttggggggggcacaggttgttaggcatgcccaatgtcacctgaataagtgggaacagtatatattttacgcaggaggagaaaaaaaagaaaaagaaagcttccggtctcagcattcttccgaaaaaagagattaaaaaatggccaagtcaaagtcctgaccttaatccaatcgaaatgttgtggaaggacctgaagtgagtgggttctttttatctacttttaggacttgtgtgaaaatctgatgatgttttaggtcatatttatgcagaaatatagaaaattctaaagggttcacaaactttcaagcaccacagtacATACATTACaggtgggaaaccactacagcttgcaccccaagtggccccattgtacctaacctgcatgtctttggactgtgggggaaactggagcacctgaaggaaacccacgtggacacggggagaacatgcaaactccacacagaaaaacctCCATCGGCCATGagattcgaacccggaaccttcttactatgaggtgacagtgatgaccACCATAGCACCCGTAAATATAAAACTCCATTTcagggtgtggctgtggggatttgtgtgagGAGGCTTATGCTGTATTTCCTTAACATGAGAATGAATGGAAAAATAATGTTATTAATTGGTTAAGAATGTTTTTAATTAACACTTTTACTTTGAAACAATTAATAATGATTTTTTTCACATTCAATAAAAAAATCCTTCATTTTTGTTCCCTGTAATGTTTCTCATGCCAGACATTATAAAGAGTGATAGTTCTGCTTCTCCTCACTGTTCGCTGGAGGAAATGTGCTGTAATGTGATGAAATCACAAAGATGTTTTCCAGAACATAATAAACACGTGAGCTTGTGCAACACCAATTACACACCCAATAAATCTCATTAAAACATTACAGAGAACACTTTTATATGAAAGTTTTACTTAAAACACACGACTCATCTCCGACTTCTCACAACACAAACCCTTTATTTTAAACCAGGCACATGTCACACTTTTATccatgttttttatttattgaagtgttttatttctgttgATTATTAAAGTATCATTAATTGATGATACTTTAATAAtcaacagaaataaaacaagctaagggagatgagactgagatggtatgggcacatcctgagaagagatgcagagcatgtgggaaggagaatgttgaggatggagctgccaggcacacgaaaacgaggaaggccaaagaggagatacatggatgtggtgagagaggacatgaaagtggcaggtgtggtagagaaggatgcggaagacagggaccaatggagacgaaagatccgctgtggcgacccctaatcaggagcagccaaaagaagaagaagattaaagTATCATTAATTGCTGCTCTGAGAGTTCACTCGGATTAAGGCCACATGAATGTTTACCCATGATGCACTGCAACTCTTGACCCAACTTTCAGCAGGTTCGGTCTGGGAAAATTAAATCAGCACCGCCATCTAGTGGTCACTCTCTGTATTTAGAAAATGCCCTTGTGTCCTTTAAACACTTTTACAAACATTTTCCTATGTCCTTAAATattgtgtttgtttttctttaataTTCCGTTGGATCTGAGGGAAAACACTGAAAAGCACCATAATTAAAATATTattacagtcaagtcaagtttatttgtatagcgctttaacaataaaaattgtcgcaaagcagctttacacaatttgaacgacttaaaacatgagctgattttattcctaatctatccccaatgatgaagcctgtggcgacggtggcaaggaaaaactccctcagatgacatgaggaagaaaccttgagaggaaccagactcaaaagggaacccatcctcatttgggcaacaacagacagcctggcctgactataacattaacagttttaacatgaagtcagtttggttgatgttataaactcttcattgatggaaacttgagggcaaaactgttcatgacaactgcagtcctaaagttagcaagtcaactgtagtcctcagccataaaagcatgactgtaagagtccagagcgtcctccaggtgtgactttcaacagtcctcatggggccgtcctccacaggagcgatgcgatgagactccagccagacacagggcaccaggatggatcaggcaggtctgaggagcagaagaggttcagcatctcgatctcaggaccgacatgtaactcagagggacagactggggggggggggggggggggaga
The DNA window shown above is from Neoarius graeffei isolate fNeoGra1 chromosome 18, fNeoGra1.pri, whole genome shotgun sequence and carries:
- the sp6 gene encoding transcription factor Sp6 gives rise to the protein MAHPYEPWLRAAPPGGPEEVGMSGWWDLHGGAAGGWMDMQGSPALGVGGGAMAQGGSMGLQQGVSTYNPEAQMCCLPSSPHAGPLYPPDGFKMEPLAQDMLHTPHHATPFSLEESQEGTSSSARPKSQRRSGTRAPGQTACRCPNCLSAESLGANNDSDDANKRKHLHNCHIPGCGKAYVKTSHLKAHLRWHSGDRPFVCNWLFCGKRFTRSDELQRHLQTHTGAKRFSCSVCPRVFMRSDHLTKHMRVHEEQGGTENTSPASVSDGALTSASPTEVAPSLHLKNETSASGDEAPVNST